Part of the Halomarina litorea genome is shown below.
CGTAGCGGTTCCCCCAGTGGTCGGGGGCGGCGGTGTAGCCCACCTCCGCGCGGCCCCACGGTTCGACCCCCCCGTCGAGGCTCACGAGACCGACCCGCTCCCCGTCGACGCGGGCGAGCGAGACGACGCTGTCGCTCTCCCCGAGCGACTCGAACCACGGCTCCTGTGACCGCCGGTTTCTGGGGACGTCGCCGGACGTGGACCGCCGCACGTCGGGGTGGTTGCGGAGGTCGACGAGGAAGGGCCGGTCGCCCTCCTCGACGGGACTCAGTCGGACGCTGTCACCTTCGAGGAACGTGGCGTCGGGCATACGCGCTCCCACGCGGCGGACGGCTATCTCGCTTCCCGTCTGACAGGCGTCTCCGTCTCGTCGGCGTGGCGGCGGTACAGCGCCTCGCGATACGCCCCGACGAGCAACTGGTCGAGACCGCAGGCGAACAGCGCGAACCCGCCGAGGAAGGCGGCGACGGTCCAGAAGTCGAACAGCCCGAGCGACGAGGGGTCCCGGAGGGCGCCGAGCGCGGCCAGCGCTCGCCCGATGCGCTCCAGCGCGCGGAAGAAGCCGTCGCCGGCGACGGTGAGGACGCCCGCGCCGCCCACCGCGGCGAAGACGGCGGCCGTCTGGACGACGGGACCGGGGCGGCGGTCGTCGAGTGCCGCCCGGAGGCGGTCGGGGTCGCCCGCCCGCACCGGGCGGGTCCTGAGTTGTCGGCGAAGCTGGTAGCCGAACGCGAGGCCCACCAGCGCCCAGAGGACGCCGGCGAGTCCATCGAGGAGCGTCGTGCGGTCGAGGAGGAAGTAGAGGCCTGCCGCCGAGAGGAGGAGTGCGACGGTTCCGGCGCGGGGGAGGTGCACCACGCGTCGACCTGGCGACCCGGACATACCCGCGAGTCGGGCGACGGGGCGTATGAACTCGTCGGGTATGAGTCCTAATCCGGCGGGGACCGCCCGCGTAGCGACACGCCCAAGTCCGGGCCGCGCGGGGTCCCCGCATGGGCGTTCCCCTCGACAGCCGTGAGGCGCAGGCAGAGGAGGTCGTCGACCGCCTCCGCGAGGCGTATCCGGACTCGACCATCTCGCTGAACTACTCGAACCGCCTCGAACTCCTCGTGGCGGTGGTCCTCTCGGCGCAGTGTACCGACGAGCGCGTGAACTCCGTGACCGAGGACCTCTTCGAGACCTACCGCACGCCGGAGGACTACGCGAACGCGACACAGGACGAACTCGCGGACGCCATCTACGGCATCACGTTCCACAACAACAAGGGCGGCTACCTGCAGGGCATCGGCGAGCGAATCGTCGAGGAGTTCGACGGCGAGGTGCCCGACACGATGACCGACCTCCAGAGCCTCCCCGGCGTGGGGCGGAAGACGGCGAACGTGGTGCTCCAGCACGGTCACGATATCGTGGAGGGCATCGTCGTGGACACGCACGTCCAGCGCATCTCCCGGCGACTCGGACTCACGGAGGAGGAACGGCCCGAGGCCATCGAGACGGACCTCATGACCACCGTCCCCGAGGATCACTGGCAGCAGTTCACCCACCTGCTCATCGACCACGGACGGGCGACCTGCACGGCCCGGAACCCCGACTGCGCCGACTGCGTGCTGGAGGACATCTGTCCCTCCTCGAAACTCGACAGCGAGGTCGACCTCGCCAGCGGCGAGCCGTGGTGAGCAGCTCGGAGAGGAGTCAGAACAGCACGTCGTACTTGCTGACGTACCGTCCGATGCCGATGACGTAGGCCAGGAGCCAGAAGAAGACGTAGCCGAAGACGCCGACCCGGAGTCGTCGCCGCCAGAAGCGCATGTTCTCGTCGCCGATTTCGTCGAGGAGGACGTCCTCGTCGTAGTCGTGGTAGAGGTCGTGTTCCCACTTCGCCCGGAAGATGCGGACGATGCCGGTCCCGCCGAAGCCGAGCATGGCGTACGCCTGCAGGCCGAAGAAGGCGTGGATGGCGGCGAGGCCGCTCAACTGGTCAAACAGTCGAGGGGCCATCCAGAACACGACGGGGACCGTCGTGAGCGTCAGGCCGGTGACGATGAACTTGAGGTGGTAGGTGAGGACGTCCCACGTCACCTCCTCGGCGTCGATCATGATCCACGCGCCGTAGAGGAAGAGGGGGAACGAGAGGGTCACCGCCCCGGCGACGAGCGTCGCGATCTGTCCGTCGCTCAGCCCGAACATACTCGATGTTCGACCGGCGGGCGCTTGAGGGTGCCGGAAGCGGCGTCCCCGCCGGTCCTCGGAAACGATAAACCGCTCGCGGCCGTACCCGTGGCACATGGCCGACCCCGACTCCGCCCCGTCCACGGACGACGAGCGGACGGTCCCCGACGGGTCGCGTCCGGACGACTCCTCCGAGAACTTCGAGGACGACCTGTCGCTGGAGGAACTCCGCGCGCAGGTCGAGGAGAAGTACGACTTCGACAACTTCGGCCCGCGGGACATGGCGCAGATGACGGCCCGCGAGTGGGACGCCGTCTTCGACCCCGACTCGTGGATCACGGGTCCCGAACTGCTCGACCGGGTCGAGGCCGACGTGAAGACCCGCGTCGTCCAGCGAGACGTGTTCGCCCGCGTCGAACGCTTCTCGGACCCCGACCGACTGGTCGCGTACTCCGACGAGGGGTACGCCGTCGTCTACGAGGACGGCACCGTCGAGGGGATGGGGACGGTCCTCCGGGACGTCAAGCCC
Proteins encoded:
- the nth gene encoding endonuclease III produces the protein MGVPLDSREAQAEEVVDRLREAYPDSTISLNYSNRLELLVAVVLSAQCTDERVNSVTEDLFETYRTPEDYANATQDELADAIYGITFHNNKGGYLQGIGERIVEEFDGEVPDTMTDLQSLPGVGRKTANVVLQHGHDIVEGIVVDTHVQRISRRLGLTEEERPEAIETDLMTTVPEDHWQQFTHLLIDHGRATCTARNPDCADCVLEDICPSSKLDSEVDLASGEPW
- a CDS encoding GNAT family N-acetyltransferase: MPDATFLEGDSVRLSPVEEGDRPFLVDLRNHPDVRRSTSGDVPRNRRSQEPWFESLGESDSVVSLARVDGERVGLVSLDGGVEPWGRAEVGYTAAPDHWGNRYVTEAVELLVDYAFRERRLNKVAARTYATNAASERVLEKAGVEREATLEREAFVEGAYVDVDCWRRFADEKRE
- a CDS encoding DUF7321 family protein; the protein is MFGLSDGQIATLVAGAVTLSFPLFLYGAWIMIDAEEVTWDVLTYHLKFIVTGLTLTTVPVVFWMAPRLFDQLSGLAAIHAFFGLQAYAMLGFGGTGIVRIFRAKWEHDLYHDYDEDVLLDEIGDENMRFWRRRLRVGVFGYVFFWLLAYVIGIGRYVSKYDVLF